The genomic segment ATCAAGACCTTGTCGTCAGGGTCCGTCGTGGCCTCACCGACCGGTACGCGGTCGCGGCCTGGGCCAGCCGGACGCTCAGCAACGCGCGTGTACCGGTCGCCCGCGTCCTCGGCGTCACCGAGGGAGTAGCTGTCGAAACCCGCTGTCCAGGTGGGCCGCTGGCTTCGGCACGAAGCACGACCGCACGCCCGGCAGGCAAGGACGTGGAGGTGGCCGTTGAAGCCGGCCGTCTCCTGCGTCGCATCCACACGGTGCCGGTGATCGGGTTCGGCAAACTCGACCTGACCGGGCACGGGCATGGCGGAACCCCGCACGACTGGCTCGTCGCGCACCGCATTGGCCACGCAACAGACAACGACCTCACGGTGTTGCTGACCAGGGTCCACCAGGTCATCCGGCACCACGCCGCCAGCCTCAGCGGCGCCCCGACGCGACTCCTGCACGGGGACTGGAAGGCAGCCCACATCATCGCCGCTGACGGCGAGATCACTGGAGTCGTGGACCTCGAAAGCGCTCGCGGCGGGCATCCTCTCGCCGACGTGGCCGGGTGGTCGTTGCGCGAGCATCCTGCCCTGACCGATGCCCTGATCCACGGATACGCCAGCCCAGATTGGGACACCGCCACCGCAGTCACGCTGACGCTGCTGCGGCTGCGCATCGCCGCTGCGCTCCTGCGCTACCACCTCGACCACCAGGACACCGCTAACGCCCAACTCCGGGTGCGGCAACTACGCGCCGACCTCCACGACCTGACCGCTGGGCGCCCTCGGACCACACCGCGTGCGACGGCCCACGCTCCAACACTGATGCCGCCAGCATCACCAGTGAAGGGTGACCGATGACCCTCATCCGTACGTCCCAACGCGAACGTTTGACCGCCGCCAACCGGCCCGATGGCTGCGCTGTCTTCTCCGCCGGACAGTTCCTCATCCACGCCGACGGCACCGGACGCTTCGACCGGCACTACCACGAATTCGAGGAGTTCTGGCTCATCGCCTCGGGCAGCGCCACCGTCCTGGTCGGGGACACGACCCACCGGGTAGCGGCCGGGGACATCATCCGGACCGCCCCCGGCCTGGAGCACGACATCCTCGACGTTGCCGATGAGCTGCGGGTCTTCTGGGTGTCCGTCGGGCTGCCGCCAGGATCTACCGGAGCGCACCTGCACCGCACCCCGGACCTCGCCGTCAAGCACCTCGTACCCGTGGCATCCCGGCGGGCCGCAGGTGAGTAGCACCCGACGCGCGGCCAGCACGCCCACGGTGACGATCCCGTTCCCCAAGGGCCCGAGGTACGGGCCAGCCACGGAACGGGCGGTTCTCGCGCTGCTACGCAGCGGACGGCTATCGGATACCGGCCGAGGCGCCGCGATCGGCGAACTGGAAGACGCCTTCGCCAAGTTCACCCGCACCACGCACGTGTTGTCCTTCGGGTCCGGCACCGGATCACTGATGGCCGCGCTCCACGGCGTCAGGGTGACTCCCGACACGGGCGTGCTGATGTCCCCGATGAACTGGATCTCCGCGATCCTCGCGGCGTTCCACGCCGGCAGCTACCCCATCTTCGGCGACATCGAGTCCACCTCGCCCAACCTGGATCCAGCCGCCGTCACCACCGCCACGAACTACTCGGCGGTCCTGGTCACGCACGCGTTCGGGATACCGGCCCGGATGGACGCCCTCGGCGCGGCCACCACCAGACCGATCGTCGAGGACGCCTCCCACGCCCACGGCGCCCGGTACGCCGGCCGCCCGGTCGGCTCTTGGTCCGCCGCTGGATGCTTCAGCTTGCAGGGCGACAAGGACGTCTCCGGCGGCGAAGGCGGCATCCTCACAACCAACGACCGGGCCGTCTACGAACGTGCCCTGACCCTCGGCCACCACCCCCACCGGCTGGACGCGGAACTCACCCTTCCCGAACTGCTGCCGCTGGCAGCAACGGGCGCGGCCTACAAACTTCGCATGCCGGCCCTGTCCGCCGTGATCGCCCACGAACAGCTATCCACCCTCCCCGCGCGTACGGCAGCCGCCGAAACGAACCTGGCCGTCCTTCGTCAGGTCCTGGCACGCCTGGGCGCCCCGGTCGCGGTATCCGGCCTGGGATCCGGCTCGACGCGTGGCTGGTACCGGGTGCCGCTGACCGTGGCCCATCCGGTCGCCGACCCGGCCGCGCTGTTCGCCGCGTGCCGAACCGAGCGGATCCCGGTCCGCCCACACTACCCCGACTGGCT from the Solwaraspora sp. WMMD1047 genome contains:
- a CDS encoding aminoglycoside phosphotransferase family protein encodes the protein MTTPTAISDLGPTVARLLAAAGINEPHPLLSKLDQGEDNTLYVTTVADQDLVVRVRRGLTDRYAVAAWASRTLSNARVPVARVLGVTEGVAVETRCPGGPLASARSTTARPAGKDVEVAVEAGRLLRRIHTVPVIGFGKLDLTGHGHGGTPHDWLVAHRIGHATDNDLTVLLTRVHQVIRHHAASLSGAPTRLLHGDWKAAHIIAADGEITGVVDLESARGGHPLADVAGWSLREHPALTDALIHGYASPDWDTATAVTLTLLRLRIAAALLRYHLDHQDTANAQLRVRQLRADLHDLTAGRPRTTPRATAHAPTLMPPASPVKGDR
- a CDS encoding cupin domain-containing protein, which codes for MTLIRTSQRERLTAANRPDGCAVFSAGQFLIHADGTGRFDRHYHEFEEFWLIASGSATVLVGDTTHRVAAGDIIRTAPGLEHDILDVADELRVFWVSVGLPPGSTGAHLHRTPDLAVKHLVPVASRRAAGE
- a CDS encoding DegT/DnrJ/EryC1/StrS family aminotransferase is translated as MSSTRRAASTPTVTIPFPKGPRYGPATERAVLALLRSGRLSDTGRGAAIGELEDAFAKFTRTTHVLSFGSGTGSLMAALHGVRVTPDTGVLMSPMNWISAILAAFHAGSYPIFGDIESTSPNLDPAAVTTATNYSAVLVTHAFGIPARMDALGAATTRPIVEDASHAHGARYAGRPVGSWSAAGCFSLQGDKDVSGGEGGILTTNDRAVYERALTLGHHPHRLDAELTLPELLPLAATGAAYKLRMPALSAVIAHEQLSTLPARTAAAETNLAVLRQVLARLGAPVAVSGLGSGSTRGWYRVPLTVAHPVADPAALFAACRTERIPVRPHYPDWLRSPLLHDRALLLDFWPHLRHSPYNPPDPDAFPNYHLARRQTLLIKVPTVSAPEYMEQVGNGLARVTTSH